One Cryptomeria japonica chromosome 9, Sugi_1.0, whole genome shotgun sequence genomic window carries:
- the LOC131077158 gene encoding gibberellin receptor GID1A has product MAASNEFGGINDSRTVVPLNTWILISNFKLAYNLLRRPDGTFNRHLAEFLDRRAAANSTPVDGVYSMDVVMDRVSGLWSRIYSPVAATSDDEGTDEPATEAALPVILFFHGGSFAHSTANSAIYDTLCRRISSLCTAHVVSVNYRRAPEHIFPAPYDDGWTALQWVISPSARNWLRAEVDTGRHLFLAGDSSGGNIVHHVARRAGENGIALAGNILLNPMFGGERRTASERKLDGKYFVTIQDRDWYWKAFLPEDADRDHPACNPFGPRGTPLEGVNFPKSLVVVAGLDLLQDWQISYAHGLRDAGKDVKLMFLEQATIGFYLLPNTQHFYGLMDEIKRFVTGNPQHHQDNHQSDLH; this is encoded by the exons ATGGCTGCGAGCAATGAATTTGGCGGCATCAACGATTCTAGG ACTGTGGTGCCCTTAAATACGTGGATCCTAATCTCCAATTTTAAACTTGCCTACAACCTTCTCCGCCGCCCAGACGGCACATTCAATCGCCACCTGGCAGAATTTCTGGATCGCAGAGCGGCAGCCAACAGCACACCAGTAGATGGGGTTTACTCCATGGATGTCGTAATGGACAGAGTCTCGGGCCTCTGGAGCCGAATTTACAGCCCCGTGGCAGCCACGTCGGACGACGAGGGTACGGACGAGCCCGCCACGGAAGCAGCACTCCCCGTCATCTTGTTCTTCCACGGTGGCAGCTTCGCCCACTCAACAGCCAACAGTGCAATCTACGACACCCTTTGCCGGCGAATCTCCAGCCTATGTACAGCCCACGTAGTTTCTGTTAATTACCGCCGAGCACCTGAGCACATTTTCCCGGCACCCTACGACGACGGGTGGACAGCTCTGCAATGGGTCATATCACCATCTGCGCGCAACTGGTTGCGCGCTGAGGTGGACACAGGTCGCCACCTATTCCTCGCCGGCGACAGCTCAGGCGGCAACATAGTGCACCACGTGGCTCGCCGTGCCGGCGAGAACGGGATCGCTCTCGCCGGAAACATTCTCCTGAACCCTATGTTCGGCGGCGAGAGAAGGACGGCGTCGGAACGCAAGCTGGACGGCAAATACTTTGTGACAATACAGGATCGCGACTGGTACTGGAAAGCTTTTCTGCCAGAGGATGCTGACAGGGATCATCCGGCGTGCAATCCTTTTGGTCCCCGGGGGACCCCTTTGGAAGGGGTTAATTTCCCCAAAAGCCTGGTCGTCGTGGCAGGTCTGGACCTCCTGCAAGATTGGCAGATCAGCTACGCGCATGGACTGCGCGATGCAGGCAAAGATGTGAAGCTCATGTTCTTGGAGCAGGCCACCATTGGCTTCTATTTGCTGCCCAACACGCAACATTTTTACGGGCTCATGGATGAAATCAAAAGATTCGTTACAGGAAACCCTCAACATCATCAAGATAATCATCAGTCAGATCTCCACTGA